TTTTCGTAAGAAAGGTTTCCGATTTCATCCAGAAAGAGAGTGCCGCCGTTAGCTGCCTGAAACTGCCCTTCTTTATCTTGTAAAGCTCCAGTAAACGATCCCTTTAGGTGCCCAAACAGCTCACTAGCCGCTAGCTCCTCCGACAACGCGCCACAGTCTACGGCCACAAACGGTTTCTTGCTCCGCTGGCTCTTTTGATGAATGAGGCGAGATACGTACTCTTTACCAGTACCACTTTCTCCTAACACGATTACAGAAATATTGGTAGGAGCTACTAGCTCAATATGCTTTTTAACCTCCTGTGAGCTTGGGCTTACTCCCTGCACGAAGGGTAGTGTAGGGGAGGGGCTTGATGGCTTAGGCTGAGGGGCAACTGATGATGTATCCGGAGCCTTTTTGTCAAGCGCATCCCGCATAGAGAGTAAAATCTCATCGGGATTAATTGGTTTGGTAACGTATTCAAAAGCGCCCAATTGCATGGCTTTAACCGCCGTTTTTATGTTGGCGTAATTGGTCATAATAATGACCGGAAGGTGTAAATATCGCTTTTTGATATTTTTTAGCAGCTCCAAGCCGTCCATATCTGGCAGGCGATAATCAATCAAAACAATATCAAAGGAGTGATCATACACGGCCCGAATACCTTCTTTCGCTGAGTAAGCTTCTTGGGTTTCGTAATCGTTTTTTTTCAGGAAGTTGCGAAGAAGGGTGCAAAAGGAGGGGTCGTCGTCAATAATGAGTACTCGGGACATTCGCTATGGATGAATTACTTACGTTAATTTATTAATAAATTTACAAATATATATACTGATTGTTAGTCTTTGAGGAAAGTAAGGAGTTATTTATGACTTCTGATAACTTAAGTATTTCCCGAGAAACGTTTATCAGGTCATTTTAGTTTGAGTACGTACTACCAAAAAAAAAGCCCCTGATCGAATCAGGAGCCTTTCTTTAGGAAAAAAATAGTACTTATTGTTCTACTTCTTCGCCTTGATCATTGTATACAACACTCTCTTCTTTTGTACCATCTGATACCGTAATCTGGTATTGAGTGGTACCTTCGTTAGAAACCATCTGTCTTACCGAAGTTACATCCCACATGGCGTAGTCAGACCCTTCAAATGAGGTTTTAACCATGTCGGGAAGTTGATCAAATTCAATTTCTACTGCTTCGGCAGAGGCAGTGATTGTTTCTTCCGGTTGGGTTTGCTCTTCCACCTGAGCGAAAGTTGAAAGGCTGAACATGAAAGCAGCCGCAAACATTGCAAAAAATAATTTCTTCATTTTGGTAAAAATTTAAGGTTGATAATTACTCACACCTACTAGAAACTTTGTGCCAAAACGAAAATGATCCCCTGGGTAGCGGTTAAATAAGCTTATTAATGGGTTTACTCATAATTAGAGAATAAAGTATTAGCGAAAAAGTACGCTAACTGAGGAAGTTATCCCCAGTTTGAGACGTAAATCAGTAGCTTTCTGCTTGGTTGGGGAAGTCCGTCGCTTTTACATCAGCAATGTAGTTTTTAACCGCCTGGTCAACCACTGATTCTAAATCAGCGTAACGACGTAAAAAGCGAGGATTGAAATCTTTGGTAACCCCCAACATATCGTGCATCACTAAAACTTGTCCGTCAGTACCGGCTCCGGCCCCAATGCCGATTGTCGGTACTGATAACTGCTTAGTGATTTTTGCGGCTAAGTCGGCCGGAATTTTCTCGAACAATACCCCAAAGCAGCCGCATTCTTGCAGTAGTAGGGCATCTTGCGTCAGTTTATCAGCTTCTTCCTGTTCTTTTGCCCGCACAGAGTATGTTCCGAACTTATAGATTGACTGGGGGGTAAGCCCAAGATGCCCCATTACCGGAACACCCGCACTAATAATTCTTTTAACCGATTCTTGAATTTCTTCCCCACCTTCTACTTTTACCCCGTGTGCTCCTGATTCTTTCATAATACGGATAGCGGAGCGAAGTGCTTCCGAAGAATTACCCTGATAATATCCGAAGGGAATGTCTACCAGCACAAAGGCTCGCTTCACAGCTCGTACTACCGAGCTAGCGTGATAAATCATCTGATCTAAGGTAATGGGTAAAGTGGTTTCGTGTCCTGCCATTACGTTTGATGCAGAATCTCCAACCAAAATAATATCAATGCCAGCCCCGTCAATTAAGGTTGCCATTGAGTAATCATACGCCGTAAGCATGGCTATTTTCTCTCCCCGATTCTTCATGGCTGAAAGCTGATGCGTAGTAATCCGCTTAATATTAGCTGATGAATTAGATTGAGTAGACATAAACAATAGGGGTTAAATTGAAGTAAATACAGTATGATGTCTTAATTTTTTTAGCCAATCGACGCATTAAGCAGGAGAATAGTCCCCAGAATAAGCAAGACATGCTGATGTAATATTTGAGAAATGTCAGCTAATTACCAAAGTGTAGAGCAATTATTGATAACCCAAATTGCAAAAAACGTAGGATTTTAGCCATAATTAAACCACTTACAGCGAAATAGAGGCATCAATTGGGTAAAAGATATTTTTCATATTTAGGTAACATATTCGACATTAGTCCGAATTATTACAAATTTCTACCGTTATTGACACGAATCAAATACCGTAGAAGGATTCACATAAAGTGATAGTTTTTTGTATATATTTTATATAATATTGCATTATATAAATTAAAAAGCAGGAGTATGGTTCGTTATCCTGAATTACTAAAAGTGCCTGAGATTGCAGAGCGTTTCTATAAGGAGTTTAGAGATGTGTTGCCTCAAGAGAAATTTTTCACTGATTTTTGCTTTGTGGATCACTGTGATGGTTTTCAATGGGCTTTTTACAAGCATTTATTGAATGACCAAAGTAGTCTGTTTAAGGTGAACTCTCAGGTTCGTTCTTATTTTCTTGATAATAGCGGTTACGTAAAGCGTTTGGCATTGTACGCCATTTTTGTGAAAGAGTGCATGGAAGAAACTGGCGAAATGCTATTAGAGCAAGAATATTATGAACTGATGCCCAAATTTGAGGCTTCTCAAAGCAAAATACTAGACCTCGTAAATATGCTAATGGGCGATGCTCTTTAGTTTGACGGCAAATAGCCGTGTTTTTTCATTAAAGACTTTACCTCATTAAGTGGTAACGCTTTTATTACATGGTTTTGTTGTCCGTACATAGTTTCGGCCAGGAATATTGAGTTTAAGATTGCTTCTTCGGTAGCTTCTATCGCCGCCCAGAATAGCGGGGTCATATTTTCATTTTTCACTACTTCATTTTTTTCTACCAGCACATCCGATGGTACAATACGGCTTGCGGTAGAGAACGCGATAACATAATCGCCGCTGCCATTAGAAGCAACCCCTCCGGTACGGGCTAAGCCAAAAACTGCCCGTTTGGCTAGTCGTTTCAGATTACGGGCTGATAGCGGCGCATCGGTAGCCACCACAATCATGCACGAACCATCCGATTTTTGCTGAAACTGCTCTTTCCAGTAGGGGTTTAGTGTGGCACCAACCGGAACACCTTTAATCATAAAGTCACCACCAAAATTAGTCTGCACCAAAACCCCCACGGTGTATCCCCCAAATTTGTCAGGTAGCTGACGAGAGGAGGTACCAATGCCGCCTTTAAATCCAAAGCAAACTGTTCCAGTGCCGGCTCCTACATTTCCTTGAATAACACTGTCTGAGGTTGCTTGGCTAATAGCATCCAATACATCTTTTTCTGTGACATGTCTACCTCGAATATCGTTGAGAAAGCCATCGTTCGTTTCACCCACCACTGCATTGACCGATCGCACTTCAGAATTTTCGGGTTGCTGTAAGGTGTAAGTAGTCAGCGCTTGCACGGCGGTAGCTACACTTAGCGTATTGGTTAGAACAATCGGGGTTTCTAAGTTGCCTAGTTCTTCTACTTGAGTGGCACCCGTCAGCTTTCCGAAGCCGTTGCCTACGTAAATAGCTGCGGATACTTTTTCCTGAAACAGATTGCCGTTGTGAGGTAAAATGGCGGTAACCCCTGTGCGAAGGCTATCGCCCGCAACAAGTGTGGTATGCCCCACTGCAACTCCGGCTACGTCGATAATAGCATTTTTGGGTCCGGTAGGTACTACGCCAATCTCAAGTCCCATCTCTCGCACCGAGATCCGCTGGGCAGCGAGGTAATGGATCGTAAGAAAGAAAAGAAGAATGAGGGAAGATAATCGGAGCAAAACTACAGGTTATTACGCCCAATCCGTTTCATCATCATGGAGTAGTCAATGAAATAAAGTACCCTTACAGACACACTGTTGCTCTGAGGAGATGCGAAGGTATTCTCTAAGTTTGTGATGTAGTCATTTTGCAGCACATCTTCGTCGCGTACAATATTATTCTTCCAAACTACGCTAATCTCACTGGCAGGAGCAAAAGCATAGGTATATACCATGTCAATGTTGAAGGTATTGTAATTACGATTCTCATTACCATCGTAATCGCTATCGAGCAATTCGCCTTGGTCGCCTAAGGTGTAGAATTCCTGATAGTCTGCCTCCGACCAGTAGTGTCGCATTCGGAAGGAAAGATCCATCCGATTATTGAAGGTGTACTTAGTTCGGAAAATATTGCTAATGGTATTAATATCTCGTCGCCCGAAGGTTATTAGATGAGCATCATCAATCTTTTCCTTTTCAGCAAAGCCAATATCATTAGCCCTAGCCTGATAAACTAAACTACTGGAGAAGGTAAGCTTATTATTTACCCGAAAACGAGGGTCAAAGCTCAGATATAATCCTTCTTGATCTTCAAAATCAAAATCGGTGTAGCCCACGTACCCTCCGAGTGATAGCTGATTGCGATTATCGGTACGCATAGACACTCCGAAATTATGGTAAGCGGGTTCAACCACATATCGACCCTCTACCCGAGGTTCAAAGTAATCGTAACGATGCACCGGAGCCGATTCGTAGCGCAGGCTCATGGATAGAAAATTACGAAACGTACCCCGCGCTGAAGCAGACACGTTGAACTGGGTGAATACCGAAGGGGCATACAAGCGTTGGTAGCGAAAGTCTAAATCCGTAGAGAGGTTTAATAACTTCCAAAAAGGCTTGTAGATGTTGTACCCGACATTAGCCGAAGTTCGTACCTCATTATTGGCTCGTAAGAAACCCATATCGTTGGGGTCGTACGTATCGCTTTCAATATAATTGGTAAATGAAGCTCGGAAGTTACCTCCCACTTTGGCTAAAGTGGCCGATGACATAAAGCCGTACTCATTACCATCGGCTAAACCGTATTTTTGAGATACTGCCCCCCGGCCAGATATTGCGTACTGATTGCCCTGATTGGCTAAGCGAAAAGTAGTCCCAGTTAGGTTCGCATCGTAGTGATGCCCCTGGCGAAGCACATTGGTGTTAACCAAACTAACGTAGGAATTATTAGGTAAACTCTGGTCGAAGGCCAGTACATTGTAATTTGTAAAAGGATCGGTAAGTACTTCGCGTACTTCGCCCGTTTCAGTGTCTTGTACTCGGGCAAAGGTGCTACTCGTCATGGCATTAAACACTCCCATTCCGAAGCCTTTGGTGGTTCGTCCCGATAATTTGGTAGCATTGATCAGGCCACTCTCTTGTGGGTTAGATAAAATTTCCTCGGTATCGGAAAGCTGATCGTCTACGTCGCCGTACAGTAGCGGTCTCCCACCCACCCGGCGGGAGTAAAAGAAATCGCCTTTGTTAAATAGATCGGTACCTTCCTTAAAGAATTGGCGATTTTCATCAAACTGAACCTCAAAAGGGGTGAGGTTTAGCACCTGATTATCGGAAACTACCTGACCAAAATCGGGTACGAGGATCATATCCAGCGTGAATGCATCGTTAATTCCGTAACGAATGTCCATTCCGCCGTTAAACTGTGAACTGGTGGAAGCGGGATTTTCGAGGTCGCCGGAATACGTATCATGATAAGCCGAAACGTAGGGGGATATAGAAAGGCGAACGGGAGATTTTACGTTGATAACGCCCGCCATACGACCGAACTGATTGACAAATCCATTAACTTGGGGATCAATTTCATTCCAGTAATTGCTTTCATTGTTTCGCCGTACTGCGCGACGAAAGTTAACGCCCCACTCTTGAACGGGGGTTTTAGGAAATCGAAGAGCCGAGAAGGGTACCTCCATTTCTACGTACCAATTGGAACCATCTATGGTAACTTCGCTAATCCAGGCAGCATTCCAGCTTTCATCCCGGCCCATGGCGGTCCACCGGCGGTCAATCTGCACTCCAGCGGCCGAAATCGAAAATTCAAAGGCGTTAATATCGTCATCGTACGTATCAAAATATACACTGAAAACATCGGAAAAACCAAAGTCATCCCGCTTCGTGAACTCCCGCATAATGCTGTCTGCTGATACGTCGTATAGGTAAGCACCTATGTAGATTGAATGATTGTCGTACAGTACTTTTACTTCCGTAGGTACCGAAGGCTCACCGCCTGGGTTAGGACTTCGCTGCACAAAGTTCATGGCCGAGCAGCGGGTCTTCAGCCAAATTTCTTCATCCAGTATTCCATCAATTTTGGGAGGGGCAGTAATGCGGGTAGCGAAAAGATTCTTTTGAGGAGTATCGGCTGATAAAGCAAAAGGAAGTGTTAGTAAATAAATAGAAAGAAAAGCAAGCAAAAATTTGAGCGACATTCGTGTTAGAGCGATAGTATAAATGAAAACCTTGTCAATAAGCAAAAATATAATTAAAGGGGGATGTTTTTTGCATTCCAGCTCCCAGCGTAACTTCGAATGTAAAAAAGTTAATATTTCTTCGCTTTAGCAAGACAATCAAATCACTAATATTACACTCGCTATTTTGAAAAAAGGTTTAAGAAAAATTAATTTTCTTGCAATCTTCTCAAGATATTACGGTGAAGGTAGCTAATTTTGTAACGCTATGAAAGGTAGATTTGGTGTTTTTTTGTTTTTGTCAGCTATCTCACATTGGGTCTGTTGTCAAAATATTCAAGTTTTGAACAAAAAGTTACAACCGATTGCAGGCGTAATGGTTGTAGGGAGTGATCGAACCGTATTTTCCCAGACGGATGAGGCAGGAAATGTCACGTTGGAAATGTTTTCAAATAGTGATACCATCTACTTTCAGCACCCGGCTTATCGCCCCGATAAAACTACATCGGAGAAGTTGGCATCTCGTAACTGGAAAATGGTTCTGGAAGAAAACGTAGTTCAGCTAGATGAAACGGTGGTATTGGTAAATCGCTGGGAACAGCAACCAGAAGAAATACCTCAACAAATTACATCAATTAGCCCGTCGGCTATTGCATTGCGTAACCCGGGAACTGCCGCCGATGCTTTGGAGCAAACCGGAGAAGTATTCGTGCAGCGTAGTCAATTGGGGGGAGGTAGTCCGATGATCCGGGGCTTCGCCGCCAACTCGGTGCTGATTGTAGTAGATGGAATCCGCATGAATAACGCTATTTTCCGTAGTGGTAACCTGCAAAACGTCATCAGCATCGACCCCAACTTGATTGGCGAAGCAGAAGTAGTCTTTGGGCCAAGTTCGGTGATTTACGGCAGTGATGCCCTGGGTGGGGTAATGGATTTTCATACGTTTAAGCCTTCCTACAGCCTTTCTGCCAACCTGGAGATAAAAGGGCAGAGCTTTATTCGTTACAGCAGTGCTGCCCACGAAAAAACGGGGAATATCCGGTTCGATCTGGCCGGAAAACGCTGGGCTTCGCTCACGAACTTTACGTACAGCAGCTTCGGCGATCTGAGAGCAGGAAACGGGCGTCCAGCGAGTTTTCCTGACTTTGGAAAACGCCCGCAGTACGTAGTGCAACGAAATGGGCAAGATACTTTGGTTCAGAATACTGATGTTAATCGTCAGGTCCCTTCAGGCTATCGCCAATGGAATATGATGCAAAAATTTCGTTATCGCCTTACTGACTATGCTGATCTCACCTACGGCTTTTTGTTTAGCACTACGTCGGATATTCCCCGCTACGATCGCTTAATAGAAGAAAGTGAGCGTGAATTGCCTCGGAATGCCGAATGGTACTACGGGCCGCAGCGCTGGATGATGAACTACCTGAAAGCAGATTTTTATAATGCTAACCGCTGGTATGATGCAGCAAAAATTACGATTGGGTACCAGCAGGTGCAGGAAAGCCGTAATGACCGTCGGTTTCAGCGTAATTTGCTACGAAGCCGAACGGAAGATGTCGGTATGTGGACTATCAATCTGGATGCTGATCGTCAGTGGAATGCCAAACATCAGTTGTTTTACGGCGGGGAGTACGTTTTTAATGATGTGCAATCATCGGCTTTTCAGCAGGATATTGAGAGCGGTGAGCAGGAACCTTCCAGTACGCGCTATCCTGATGGGGGTAGCCGTTACCAAAGCGCAGCCTTGTACTCCAGTTATCAGTGGAACCCCAATCCTAAGACAACGCTCTCTGCCGGCATACGCTACAGCTACGTTTGGTTGACTTCTGAATTTGCCGATACATCCTTTTTTAATTTTCCCTACAATCGGATTGATCTGGGAACCGGAGCATTGAGTGGTAGTTTGGGGCTAACCTACCGTCCGGATGAACGCTGGCAGTTTAGCACGGTAGCTTCCTCTGGTTTTCGAGCCCCAAATATTGACGATATTGGAAAAGTTTTTGATTCTGAACCGGGCAATGTTGTAGTACCTAATCCGAATTTATCGCCGGAATATTCTTACAATGCTGAGGTAGGGGGCACATTTCATTTTTCCGACCAATGGAAAATTAATGGGGTGCTCTATGGTTCGCTACTGCGGAATGCGATGGTACGACGTGATTTTACGTTCAGTGGTCAAGATAGCATACTCTACGACGGAGTGCTGAGCAATGTGCAGGCAATTACTAATACCGGGCAAGCGTATATTTGGGGCTATAGCTTACAGCTAGAAGGGGATTTATCGCCGTACTGGAAACTACGGGCTACCTTTTCGGATAATACCGGGCGGGATACCGAAGAAAACCAGCCACTACGGCACGTGACTCCTTGGTTTGGCCGCACTTCGGTAAGCTATAAGCGAAACAAGTGGCAGGGAGAGTTTTTTTTGCGTTACAACGGCTCGGTCGCTTTGGAAGATTTAGCCCCTTCGGAACAGAATAAGCCCCACCTGTATACCGAAGAAGGTTCACTCGCTTGGTTTACCCTCAATCTGATTAGTTCCTACGAAATTCTTCCGAAGCTACGCCTACAGTTAGGATTGGAAAATATTCTGGACAAACACTACCGCCCGTACGCATCCGGCATTAGTGCACCGGGTATCAATGCAATTGTGGCAGTCCGTGGGAGTTTTTGAAGGAATGAGTAATGATTGATGATGAATTAATAGTAACTGATGAGTAATAATTCTAGGGCGTGTTGACATATAATGGTAATCTTGGGATCTTTGATGTAAAAGAATATGCGTAGATACGAATTACGAGAGGATCAATGGCAGAATATTGCCCCTCTACTACCAGGTACAACCTTGGATCGGGGTAGAACGGCCGACAACCGTCTGTTTGTTCATGCGGTGCTTTGGATTGCCCGAAGTGGCGCACCGTGGCGGGATCTACCAGAGCGTTTTGGAAAATGGAATAGCGTGTATGTTCGCTTTAACCGATGGGCTGAAAAGGGTGTGTGGAAGCGAGTGTTTGAAGCATTGCAAGAGCCTGATTTAGAATGGATAATGACGGACAGTACGGTAGTGCGTGCCCACCAGCACTCAGCAGGGCAAAAAAAGTAACAAACAAGCCGAAGAAGCCATAGGTAAGAGTAAAGGGGGGAAAAGCACGAAAGTACACGCTAGCGTAGATGCATTAGGCAACCCCCGGCGACTCATCTTGACACCAGGGCAAGCAGCAGACGTATGCACTGGGCCTGATTTGATTGAAGGGGAGCATGTCGAGGCGGTGATCGCAGACAAGGCTTATGACAGCAACGATTTTCTAGCGTTAATTGCTCAAATGGGAGCTGAGGCGGTGATTCCGCCCAAAGCGAATCGGGTTGACCAGCGAGAATATGACGAAAATTTGTATGCTGACCGCAATAAAGTGGAACGCTTTTACAATAAAGCGAAACACTATCGGCGATTAGCTACGCGATATGAAAAGACAGCACGTAACTTTCTGGCCTTCTGGCACATAGCTAGTTGTGTCATCTTAACGTTATAATCATATGTCAACACGGCCTAGACCTTCGGTTAAAAAGTGGGGACTAATTAAACCTTATTCTGATAATTATTTACCCCCGAGGTTCGTGACGTAACGAACCTTTAAACAGATGTTTTTCGATGCGGGTAACGCGCTCATCCAACTGGCGCGTCTTTGTTACCTCTTCAGTAAGCACATCAAAATTATGTTTGATGCTTTCAAAGCTTTCTTTCACTACGGCGGTAAGCCCGCTAATATCCTGGCGCATATCGTTAATGTCTTTTCGCATTCCGACCTGGTCATCTACCGATTTTTCTAGTAGTTCACTTTGACGATCTTGCTTGACTAGCCTTTCAGAAAGTAATCGCTCAATGATTCGGTCTTCCATACCTCGTTCGTTTTTCGCCGTTTTTTTAGTTGCTACTGTAAACGTGGAAATCCTACATGTAAGTTAAAAAATCAAACTGGCTTATCGCTTCCCAATTTTCAGGCCAGCGTAATAGTTACGAGTGGCGGCGGGTTGGTAGTATCGTCGGCCGAAGGCGTTAATATCATTGCCTAAACTGTATTTTTGATTCAACAAATTATCTGCTCCGGTAAATAGTTCTAGCTGCCAACCACTGTTCAATTCTTTTCGGTAACCTAGTCTTCCTTGCACCAAATGATAGGCATCAGCAAATACGGTATTAGCATCATTGAGCGGAATCTCATCGGTAAAGTTGTAGGTAAGGTTAGCGTAAAAACCAGGGCGGGTTTGTAAACGTAGGGTAGTTACCCACACATTCGGAGCTACTCCCGTCAGGTCGTTACCCGAAAAGTCTTCACCCTCTTTTTGGTACTCGTTAAAAGCAAAATTATGATGTGTGTAAGCGGTTTGAACTTCCAACGAACTGATGGTTTGTTGGGGAGCTTGAATGGCAAACCAAGTGGCGGCCAGTTCAAATCCGGCTTGGTCAGTACTACCGGCGTTAGAGAATAAAACGGTAATCTCCTCTGATTGTCGTTGCACAATGGTTTCACTCAGTTGAAAGTAAAAGGCCGCTACATCAAACTGAAGTTTATTATTGAAGACGAGTCCTCGCAAGCCTAATTCATAGTTAACCCCTCGTTCGGGTTGCAGTTCCCGATTGATCGTGCCTTCGCTGGTGCGTACTTCTTCAATAGTGGGGGGAGAGAAGCCTAAGCTTACGCTGCCCCGAGCAGTTATCAGGTTCGTGATCTGTTTACTGATTCCAATATGAGGAACCCATACCGGGTCATACGATACGTTGGCTTGGTAGGAGCTATCCAAATCGTTATCTACCAGCCGGTAAATATCGTAGTTTAGGCGGTTATGACTTAATCCGGTAGTTACAAAAAAATCATTAGGCAGCGCGAAGTCGGCTTTGGCGAAAAAAATGGCTTGTTCGCTACGGAGCTCGTCATCAAACCGGAGCGCCCCCGCTACTCCCATATTATTCTCAAAGGTGCGGACTACGTTCATTGCTGACTGAAATTCGGCTCCTACTACATATCGGGCTTCTACCGAACCAAAACTATGATCGTAGTAAAAGCGGGTTCGGCCCCCACCACCCTGGCGACCGTCTCGTTCGTAATTGGTGTTGAATGAATTTTCAAAAGCACTGAAGTTGCCGTAAATGGTAGTCTGGTTTTTTAGGTTATCACCCCAGCGGTATTCGTTAGTTAGCCCAATCAATACATATTCATGCTCAGTTCTGGTGTTTGCCTCTTCGCTACCGGGTGCGAAGCGGTTTGCCTGACGGGCTTGCCGGGGGTTTTCAGCAAATTGTGCCGAATCCAATCCACCCGGAATCTCGTAAAACAGGTCAGAATATAAAAAGCTGGTAGAGACCGTGTGCTGATCGGATACATCAAACTCCCCACGTAACTCCAGCACATCGCGGTTCATGGCAGTTTGATTACGGTAGCCTTCGGCTTGCTGATGGGCGTACCGAACCGCCCAGCGATTTTGCTCATTGAATTGTTTGATTGAGGCAGTATAACGTTGCAGACCAAACGAACCCCAGGTTGCACCCACTTCCGCAATTGTTCCGTTTTGCTGGCGCGGTAAGCTACGGATGTTAACCACACCACCGGTACCCGCTCCGTAGATACTTCCCGCCGGACCTTTAATAACTTCTACTGACCCAAAGTTGCTGATATCCAGTAGGTTTAAGTCCGTACTGCCACTGGGGGCGGTAAAGGGAATATCGTTCCAATATACTTTTACATTTCGTACTCCGAAGGGTGCCCGCAGCGCACTTCCTCGGATAGCAATGCGGTAACTACCTGGTGAGCGCTGCTCCATTCGCACGCCCGGCAGTGTGTTCATGGCCGGAACCAGCGAAGTTTCATCGTACGCCCGAATCTCCTGAGAAGGTAGTACGGAAACTGCAATTGGAGTTTCTAACAATTTTTGCTCGGTATCGTAGCCAATTATGGTAATTTCATCCAGGGTTTCGGTTCGAACATAGGAAGAATCGCTGCCGACTTGCGCCAACGCGGAATAAGAAATCAAAAAAATAGCTGAAAAAAAGAGTAGGTGTTTGAACATAGTTTTGTTGTGCTAATTAGCGAAGGTAGGGAAGAAGACAATCTTTTTTAACTCCGAATAGTTATACAGTAAAGAATACTACACAAAAGTATCATTACCATGAAAAGTTTGGTCTACACCGCCATATTTTTATTCATCAGTGTTGCATGTTCACCGGCGTACTTGGGAGGAAGCACCCGCGACCGCACCCAACCCAACATTGTTCAACCGGACGACGAGGAAGAATACGAAGTGCTGATCTTTGATAATAATTTTGATCGCTGGATGCAAACGAACAGTCGTCCGGTAGGTTTTTACTCTCCGCAGTACTACGCGCAGAAGAATCGGCAGTACGTAGCTGCTTGGAACGAGAAGGTAGGACGGTTCGGCGGAAATTCACCCTTTCAGAATATAATTAACTACGATTATTCGGAGGATTACGGTATTGAGCTAAATTATCAACTGTTTTGGTATTTTAAGTACGTTGAGGATTTGCACGGGCGACGGTATAATTTCCCGGTTTAGCTACCGGCCATC
This region of Tunicatimonas pelagia genomic DNA includes:
- a CDS encoding TonB-dependent receptor plug domain-containing protein; the protein is MNKKLQPIAGVMVVGSDRTVFSQTDEAGNVTLEMFSNSDTIYFQHPAYRPDKTTSEKLASRNWKMVLEENVVQLDETVVLVNRWEQQPEEIPQQITSISPSAIALRNPGTAADALEQTGEVFVQRSQLGGGSPMIRGFAANSVLIVVDGIRMNNAIFRSGNLQNVISIDPNLIGEAEVVFGPSSVIYGSDALGGVMDFHTFKPSYSLSANLEIKGQSFIRYSSAAHEKTGNIRFDLAGKRWASLTNFTYSSFGDLRAGNGRPASFPDFGKRPQYVVQRNGQDTLVQNTDVNRQVPSGYRQWNMMQKFRYRLTDYADLTYGFLFSTTSDIPRYDRLIEESERELPRNAEWYYGPQRWMMNYLKADFYNANRWYDAAKITIGYQQVQESRNDRRFQRNLLRSRTEDVGMWTINLDADRQWNAKHQLFYGGEYVFNDVQSSAFQQDIESGEQEPSSTRYPDGGSRYQSAALYSSYQWNPNPKTTLSAGIRYSYVWLTSEFADTSFFNFPYNRIDLGTGALSGSLGLTYRPDERWQFSTVASSGFRAPNIDDIGKVFDSEPGNVVVPNPNLSPEYSYNAEVGGTFHFSDQWKINGVLYGSLLRNAMVRRDFTFSGQDSILYDGVLSNVQAITNTGQAYIWGYSLQLEGDLSPYWKLRATFSDNTGRDTEENQPLRHVTPWFGRTSVSYKRNKWQGEFFLRYNGSVALEDLAPSEQNKPHLYTEEGSLAWFTLNLISSYEILPKLRLQLGLENILDKHYRPYASGISAPGINAIVAVRGSF
- a CDS encoding IS5 family transposase (programmed frameshift); amino-acid sequence: MRRYELREDQWQNIAPLLPGTTLDRGRTADNRLFVHAVLWIARSGAPWRDLPERFGKWNSVYVRFNRWAEKGVWKRVFEALQEPDLEWIMTDSTVVRAHQHSAGGKKSNKQAEEAIGKSKGGKSTKVHASVDALGNPRRLILTPGQAADVCTGPDLIEGEHVEAVIADKAYDSNDFLALIAQMGAEAVIPPKANRVDQREYDENLYADRNKVERFYNKAKHYRRLATRYEKTARNFLAFWHIASCVILTL
- a CDS encoding TonB-dependent receptor family protein, giving the protein MFKHLLFFSAIFLISYSALAQVGSDSSYVRTETLDEITIIGYDTEQKLLETPIAVSVLPSQEIRAYDETSLVPAMNTLPGVRMEQRSPGSYRIAIRGSALRAPFGVRNVKVYWNDIPFTAPSGSTDLNLLDISNFGSVEVIKGPAGSIYGAGTGGVVNIRSLPRQQNGTIAEVGATWGSFGLQRYTASIKQFNEQNRWAVRYAHQQAEGYRNQTAMNRDVLELRGEFDVSDQHTVSTSFLYSDLFYEIPGGLDSAQFAENPRQARQANRFAPGSEEANTRTEHEYVLIGLTNEYRWGDNLKNQTTIYGNFSAFENSFNTNYERDGRQGGGGRTRFYYDHSFGSVEARYVVGAEFQSAMNVVRTFENNMGVAGALRFDDELRSEQAIFFAKADFALPNDFFVTTGLSHNRLNYDIYRLVDNDLDSSYQANVSYDPVWVPHIGISKQITNLITARGSVSLGFSPPTIEEVRTSEGTINRELQPERGVNYELGLRGLVFNNKLQFDVAAFYFQLSETIVQRQSEEITVLFSNAGSTDQAGFELAATWFAIQAPQQTISSLEVQTAYTHHNFAFNEYQKEGEDFSGNDLTGVAPNVWVTTLRLQTRPGFYANLTYNFTDEIPLNDANTVFADAYHLVQGRLGYRKELNSGWQLELFTGADNLLNQKYSLGNDINAFGRRYYQPAATRNYYAGLKIGKR
- a CDS encoding DUF6146 family protein, encoding MKSLVYTAIFLFISVACSPAYLGGSTRDRTQPNIVQPDDEEEYEVLIFDNNFDRWMQTNSRPVGFYSPQYYAQKNRQYVAAWNEKVGRFGGNSPFQNIINYDYSEDYGIELNYQLFWYFKYVEDLHGRRYNFPV